In Halovivax gelatinilyticus, the following are encoded in one genomic region:
- a CDS encoding DUF7096 domain-containing protein, translating into MRSALSVAIAALLVTSLLTMAIATADPTADTPAVDDISPTVQPAIQPEDDGTAARLGLDDPAETTYTTPGPDLGTTLASHDDTMRNEWTIHEADYHWDDLSETRRAHLLEDLEDRLYERIDELEAREARAVESVATGDESADQLLRTVARHDREAAALVSHFFHLSDLSGDVDGTSIIPRTPDNHLGVYQGPVRSNVYDTISGVDQMDTTVIQVTESGAVLGSIDRSTYIREAVRFDNRDLSLPNQFDGDDVSEIDQFEEAYPWATEEGTYTINGHPSIQLYRLERVHAQGTLLSYLDGGTGEIFRENQQLNLNDLPQIDRGTWEEGDLNVSVNGTPGDELLKLTVRDGATGDPLDGTVLIDEQPVAELDAGEAWIVEPPAAYELVIETDAGTMTIDDIG; encoded by the coding sequence ATGAGGTCCGCGCTCTCCGTCGCGATCGCCGCCCTCCTCGTCACCTCCCTCCTGACGATGGCGATCGCGACAGCCGATCCGACCGCTGACACGCCGGCGGTCGACGACATTTCGCCGACCGTTCAGCCGGCGATCCAGCCCGAAGACGACGGAACGGCGGCCCGTCTCGGGCTCGACGATCCGGCTGAAACGACGTACACGACGCCCGGTCCGGATCTCGGAACCACGCTCGCGTCCCACGACGATACCATGCGAAACGAGTGGACCATCCACGAAGCCGACTACCACTGGGACGACCTCTCCGAGACTCGGCGCGCACACTTGCTCGAGGATCTCGAAGATCGGTTATACGAACGGATCGACGAACTCGAAGCCCGCGAAGCGAGGGCGGTCGAATCCGTCGCGACCGGAGACGAGTCGGCGGATCAACTGCTCCGGACGGTAGCAAGGCACGATCGAGAGGCTGCGGCGCTGGTCTCTCACTTCTTCCACCTCTCCGATCTCTCCGGCGACGTCGACGGAACGTCGATTATTCCCCGGACGCCGGACAATCACCTCGGCGTCTATCAGGGTCCGGTTCGATCGAACGTCTACGACACGATCTCCGGCGTCGACCAGATGGATACCACGGTGATACAGGTCACCGAATCCGGCGCCGTACTCGGGTCGATCGATCGGAGCACCTACATTCGCGAGGCTGTGCGCTTTGACAATCGAGATCTCTCGTTACCCAACCAGTTCGATGGCGACGACGTCTCCGAGATCGACCAGTTCGAAGAGGCGTATCCTTGGGCGACCGAGGAAGGGACCTACACCATCAACGGTCACCCCTCGATACAGCTCTATCGGCTCGAACGGGTACACGCACAGGGTACCCTTCTCTCGTACCTCGACGGCGGTACCGGTGAGATCTTCAGGGAGAACCAACAGTTGAACCTGAACGACCTCCCACAGATCGACCGCGGAACGTGGGAGGAGGGCGACCTGAACGTCTCGGTAAACGGAACGCCGGGCGATGAACTCCTCAAACTAACCGTTCGTGACGGCGCGACCGGTGATCCGCTCGACGGAACGGTTCTGATCGACGAACAGCCGGTGGCCGAACTAGATGCTGGCGAGGCGTGGATCGTCGAACCGCCCGCCGCGTACGAACTGGTGATCGAGACGGACGCCGGGACGATGACGATCGACGACATCGGTTGA